In Columba livia isolate bColLiv1 breed racing homer chromosome Z, bColLiv1.pat.W.v2, whole genome shotgun sequence, one DNA window encodes the following:
- the SIGLEC15 gene encoding sialic acid-binding Ig-like lectin 15 isoform X2, producing MREFGLFLLCLLRISRKGVQSNSWSVHVPSDVTGELGKMVVLPCTFTHPYKTFDRTLTAIWRIKEPYNGTVVFKCVSQSTSELCKTAISYKNKYKLLGNPRHKDLSIRIDNLTWSDSERYFCRVELSGDIHDKYESRNGIKLHLIASPRIINITISSNGDSTFQASCTAEGEPAPTLTWTGPPYTNITSTTSTNHRVTKELQYLTHDGKYTCTAVNSHGRAEGAVYFYKFRASNSSFFLILIFVPLGTKVLVLLVILGFTIFSRGGSSSAPASLARPQLQDSTYENCDRRHGGDQTLPTERASRRS from the exons GTGTGCAGTCCAACAGCTGGTCCGTTCATGTCCCATCTGATGTCACTGGTGAACTTGGGAAGATGGTTGTCCTGCCCTGTACTTTCACACACCCCTACAAAACCTTTGACCGGACCCTCACTGCCATTTGGAGGATCAAGGAACCTTACAATGGCACCGTAGTTTTCAAGTGCGTTAGTCAGAGCACCAGCGAGCTCTGTAAGACTGCCATCAGctacaaaaacaaatacaaactgCTTGGCAACCCCCGGCACAAGGACCTGTCCATCAGGATTGATAACCTGACCTGGAGCGACAGCGAGAGATACTTCTGCCGGGTGGAGTTGTCCGGAGACATCCACGACAAGTATGAAAGCAGGAATGGGATTAAGCTGCATTTGATTG CTTCCCCCAGGATCATTAACATCACCATCAGTTCCAACGGGGACAGCACCTTCCAGGCAAGTTGCACAGCAGAGGGGGAGCCAGCACCCACCCTGACCTGGACCGGACCACCCTACACCAACATCACCTCCACCACCAGCACGAACCACCGCGTCACCAAGGAGCTCCAGTACCTGACCCACGATGGGAAATACACCTGTACGGCTGTCAACAGCCACGGGAGAGCAGAGGGGGCTGTGTACTTCTATAAATTCAGAGCATCCAACAGCTCCTTCTTCCTGATCCTGATCTTCGTGCCACTGGGAACAAAGGTGCTTGTTTTGCTGGTAATACTGGGCTTCACCATTTTCTCAAGAGGAG GTAGCTCCTCTGCCCCAGCCAGCCTGGCCCG GCCACAGCTGCAAGACTCCACCTACGAGAACTGTGACCGCAGACACGGCGGGGACCAGACTTTGCCGACGGAAAGAGCATCGAGACGCAGCTGA
- the SIGLEC15 gene encoding sialic acid-binding Ig-like lectin 15 isoform X1, with protein MREFGLFLLCLLRISRKGVQSNSWSVHVPSDVTGELGKMVVLPCTFTHPYKTFDRTLTAIWRIKEPYNGTVVFKCVSQSTSELCKTAISYKNKYKLLGNPRHKDLSIRIDNLTWSDSERYFCRVELSGDIHDKYESRNGIKLHLIASPRIINITISSNGDSTFQASCTAEGEPAPTLTWTGPPYTNITSTTSTNHRVTKELQYLTHDGKYTCTAVNSHGRAEGAVYFYKFRASNSSFFLILIFVPLGTKVLVLLVILGFTIFSRGGISSAPASLARPQLQDSTYENCDRRHGGDQTLPTERASRRS; from the exons GTGTGCAGTCCAACAGCTGGTCCGTTCATGTCCCATCTGATGTCACTGGTGAACTTGGGAAGATGGTTGTCCTGCCCTGTACTTTCACACACCCCTACAAAACCTTTGACCGGACCCTCACTGCCATTTGGAGGATCAAGGAACCTTACAATGGCACCGTAGTTTTCAAGTGCGTTAGTCAGAGCACCAGCGAGCTCTGTAAGACTGCCATCAGctacaaaaacaaatacaaactgCTTGGCAACCCCCGGCACAAGGACCTGTCCATCAGGATTGATAACCTGACCTGGAGCGACAGCGAGAGATACTTCTGCCGGGTGGAGTTGTCCGGAGACATCCACGACAAGTATGAAAGCAGGAATGGGATTAAGCTGCATTTGATTG CTTCCCCCAGGATCATTAACATCACCATCAGTTCCAACGGGGACAGCACCTTCCAGGCAAGTTGCACAGCAGAGGGGGAGCCAGCACCCACCCTGACCTGGACCGGACCACCCTACACCAACATCACCTCCACCACCAGCACGAACCACCGCGTCACCAAGGAGCTCCAGTACCTGACCCACGATGGGAAATACACCTGTACGGCTGTCAACAGCCACGGGAGAGCAGAGGGGGCTGTGTACTTCTATAAATTCAGAGCATCCAACAGCTCCTTCTTCCTGATCCTGATCTTCGTGCCACTGGGAACAAAGGTGCTTGTTTTGCTGGTAATACTGGGCTTCACCATTTTCTCAAGAGGAGGTAT CTCCTCTGCCCCAGCCAGCCTGGCCCG GCCACAGCTGCAAGACTCCACCTACGAGAACTGTGACCGCAGACACGGCGGGGACCAGACTTTGCCGACGGAAAGAGCATCGAGACGCAGCTGA